The Fragaria vesca subsp. vesca linkage group LG2, FraVesHawaii_1.0, whole genome shotgun sequence genome includes a window with the following:
- the LOC101295598 gene encoding thaumatin-like protein-like, which produces MGTDINVFWLPVLLVSMIIISSGPKLSESARIFTIVNNCKETIWPAVFPGENFNGGGFPLKPGQAIVFTAPVSWSGRIWGRTGCNFDKNGNGTCQTGACGSSLKCGASGKPPASLAEFTLAQPDFYDVSLVDGFNLPLTITPVNGSGKCGASGCDGDLRTTCPNELSVKSNGKTIGCRSACDVYNTDEYCCRGVYGNAAVCQPTYYSKKFKEACPTAYSYAYDDPSSIFTCTGTDYIVAFCSSRFLP; this is translated from the exons TTGGTTTCTATGATCATTATTTCATCAG GGCCAAAGTTATCCGAGTCTGCTAGGATTTTCACCATAGTAAACAATTGCAAAGAGACAATCTGGCCTGCAGTGTTTCCTGGGGAGAACTTCAATGGTGGTGGTTTTCCACTAAAACCAGGCCAGGCCATTGTATTCACAGCTCCGGTTAGCTGGTCTGGCCGGATATGGGGTCGCACCGGCTGCAACTTTGACAAAAATGGCAATGGAACATGCCAGACTGGGGCCTGTGGCAGTAGCCTCAAGTGTGGAGCCTCAGGAAAACCCCCAGCATCACTTGCTGAATTTACACTAGCACAGCCAGATTTTTATGATGTTAGTCTTGTTGATGGGTTTAACTTGCCATTGACTATCACACCTGTTAATGGCTCGGGAAAATGCGGTGCTTCTGGTTGTGATGGGGACCTGAGGACTACTTGCCCCAACGAATTATCTGTGAAATCAAATGGGAAGACTATTGGCTGCCGGAGCGCCTGTGATGTGTACAACACTGATGAGTATTGTTGCAGAGGGGTTTATGGAAACGCAGCAGTATGTCAACCCACATATTATTCCAAGAAGTTCAAAGAAGCATGCCCTACTGCGTATAGTTACGCGTATGATGATCCATCCAGTATTTTCACTTGCACAGGCACTGATTATATCGTCGCATTCTGCTCATCCAGGTTTTTACCATGA